One part of the Mycobacterium marinum genome encodes these proteins:
- a CDS encoding DegV family protein — protein sequence MAVVVVTDTSARLPADIRERWAIREVPLHILLDGVDLRDGVDEVPDDIHKCHATTAAATPAELRAAYRAALADSAGDGVVAVHISAGLSGTYRAAKLAAADLGPDVRVIDSKSAAMGTGFVALAAARAAAAGEDLESVGRAADAAASRTHAFVVVHRLDNLRRSGRIGGAKAWLGTALALKPLLRVEDGKLVLAQRVRTVKHAMAALVDRVCEVVGREPALLAVHHVANVEGANSVAAELGRRLPACEPALVTPLGPVLALHVGAEAVAVCVQVGAASPRG from the coding sequence ATGGCCGTTGTGGTGGTCACGGATACATCGGCGCGCCTGCCCGCCGATATCCGAGAACGGTGGGCGATACGCGAGGTCCCGCTGCATATCCTGCTCGACGGCGTCGACCTGCGTGACGGTGTGGATGAGGTCCCCGACGATATTCACAAGTGTCATGCCACCACTGCCGCGGCCACCCCGGCCGAGCTGCGTGCCGCCTATCGCGCAGCGCTGGCCGATAGTGCCGGTGATGGGGTAGTGGCGGTGCATATTTCGGCGGGACTGTCGGGAACCTACCGCGCCGCCAAACTGGCCGCGGCGGATCTGGGGCCCGACGTGCGCGTCATCGACTCGAAGTCGGCCGCGATGGGAACCGGGTTCGTCGCGCTCGCGGCGGCGCGGGCCGCTGCGGCCGGAGAAGATCTCGAATCCGTTGGGCGCGCTGCCGATGCCGCCGCGAGCCGGACGCACGCGTTCGTCGTCGTCCACCGGCTGGACAACTTGCGCCGCAGCGGACGAATCGGCGGTGCCAAGGCATGGCTGGGCACTGCATTGGCCCTCAAGCCGCTGTTGCGGGTTGAGGACGGAAAACTCGTGCTAGCCCAACGGGTTCGCACCGTCAAGCATGCAATGGCGGCGCTGGTTGACCGAGTATGTGAAGTGGTCGGGCGCGAACCTGCGCTCTTGGCCGTGCATCATGTCGCCAATGTGGAGGGCGCCAACAGCGTCGCGGCGGAACTGGGCCGCCGCCTTCCGGCATGTGAGCCGGCGCTGGTGACCCCACTGGGGCCGGTGCTGGCGTTGCACGTCGGCGCCGAAGCGGTCGCGGTTTGCGTGCAAGTCGGCGCTGCTTCGCCGCGAGGGTAG